The region GTCGCACTCGGATTGCCCGCGGCGTACGTCCTCGCGCGCTACGAGTTCCGCGGCCGCCGACTGCTTCGCTCGCTCACGATCCTTCCCTTCGTGATCCCCTCGATCATGGTCGCGATCGGCTTCGTCGCGACGTTCGGGCAGAATGGAACGCTCAACGGCGTCCTCGACATCTTTGGCCTCGGCCCGGTCGACCTCATGTTCTCGCTCGAGGCGATTGTGATCGCCCACGCCTTCTACAACGCGCCCCTCGTCGCGCGGGTGACGACGGCGGCCTGGGAGTCCGTCGACGCGAGCGCGATCGAGACCGCGCGCAGCCTCGGCGCGAGTCCGACGCGGGCGTTCCGAGATATCGTCGCACCGCAGCTGTATCCCGCCATCCTGATGGGGGCTGCACTCACGTTCGTCTTTACGTTCGGCACGTTCCCAATCGTCCTCGCACTGGGCGGGTTCCAACTCGCGACGGTCGAGGTGTTCGTCTACCAGCTGATTCAGGACCTGAACTACGCCGAGGCGGCCGCGCTGGCGATCGTCGAACTCGCCATCTCGCTGGGGATCCTCTACGCCTACCTTCGCTACGAGGCGAATCACGTCGTTCGCTCGCGGGGCATTCGCCCCCTTCCGCGACGCCCCCTCGCGCCGCCGACGATCACTCCCCGCGAAATCCTGCCGCGACTCGGAATCGGCGTCTACGCCGTCGTCGCGCTGGTCGTCTTCGTCTTCCCGATCGCGAGCATGATCTACACGAGCGTGAACGGGCCCAACGGATTCACGCTCGAGAACTACCGATTCCTCCTCGAGCGTCAGGCGACGGGCGCGGCGTTTCAGGTTCAACCCGGAGAGGCGATCGTGAACTCGCTGCTCTTCGCCGCGGGCGCGCTTGCACTCGCGGTGCCGATGGGCGTCGTCATCTCCGTCCTGACGACGCGTCGCTATCGCGGGCGAAAACTCGTCGACGCGCTCCTCATGGCACCGCTCGCGGTCTCGGGGGTCATCGTTGGAATCGGTCTGCTTCGCGGGCCCGTCTTCGGAATCGAGATCGGGAGCATTCGGCTCACGGTCGCCGGCTCGCTCGCCATCGTTGCCGCCCACGCCGTGGCGTGTTATCCCTTCGTCGTCCGGACGGTCGCACCCGGCCTCGAGTCGATCGACCGGTCGTTGATCGAGTCTGCGCGGGCTCTCGGCGCGTCCCGGACGCGAGCGCTGCTCGACATCGAACTTCCCCTCGTCTGGCCGGGGATCGTCGCGGGTGCGGCGTTCGCCGTCGCCATCTCGATGGGCGAGTTCTCCTCGACGGTCGTCCTCGCGACGGGGACCGACCAGTACACCATGCCAGTCGCGATCGAACGGTTCATCGGCCGTCGGCTCGGACCGGCAACCGCTATGGGTGTCGTCTTGCTCGTCGTCACGAGCGTGAGTTTCGTCGTCATCGACCGACTCGCAGGTGATCACGTTGGCCTCTGAAGAATCTCGTTTCGAGGATCAGTGCACTGCGAGGGCGAGCGACCAGCCGCGTCCCTCCGCGGACGCACCGATCGCGCTGGAACTCGAGGGCGTGTCCAAACGCTACGGCGAGACGACGGCCGTCGACGACGTGTCACTCGCCGTTCGCGAGGGCGAGTTCTTCACGCTCGTCGGACCCTCGGGCTGTGGCAAGACGACAACACTTCGATCGATCGCCGGCTTCGAGACGCTCTCGGGCGGGACGATCCGCTTTGGCGGAACGGACGTAACCGGCGTGCCACCCGAAGGTCGCGACGTCGGCGTCGTCTTCCAGAACTACGCGCTGTTCCCGCA is a window of Natronorubrum sediminis DNA encoding:
- a CDS encoding ABC transporter permease; amino-acid sequence: MSDERPVSSRISDRLERRAIAVFGVGTALLLLVLFYYPVATVFVESIVVEGALTLSVFADLLRDPFYFGDLARLFAFESPIEVGRDLLSSDRRFGIVGFTAYQAFLSTLLSVALGLPAAYVLARYEFRGRRLLRSLTILPFVIPSIMVAIGFVATFGQNGTLNGVLDIFGLGPVDLMFSLEAIVIAHAFYNAPLVARVTTAAWESVDASAIETARSLGASPTRAFRDIVAPQLYPAILMGAALTFVFTFGTFPIVLALGGFQLATVEVFVYQLIQDLNYAEAAALAIVELAISLGILYAYLRYEANHVVRSRGIRPLPRRPLAPPTITPREILPRLGIGVYAVVALVVFVFPIASMIYTSVNGPNGFTLENYRFLLERQATGAAFQVQPGEAIVNSLLFAAGALALAVPMGVVISVLTTRRYRGRKLVDALLMAPLAVSGVIVGIGLLRGPVFGIEIGSIRLTVAGSLAIVAAHAVACYPFVVRTVAPGLESIDRSLIESARALGASRTRALLDIELPLVWPGIVAGAAFAVAISMGEFSSTVVLATGTDQYTMPVAIERFIGRRLGPATAMGVVLLVVTSVSFVVIDRLAGDHVGL